CTCTCCCCCGCGATCGGCTCCCACAAGGTGCGGCGCAGTTCCGGCAACATCGCCGTCGAGGACGCGCTCAGCGAAACCGAAGCGGTGGCAGCGGTGACGGCGGGCCGCCGGATCGCCGACGAGGAGGTCGACGCCGGGGCCGATCTGCTCATCGCCGGCGACATGGGGATCGGAAACACCACGGCGGCAACGACTCTGGTAGCCGCGCTGACCGGAACCGAACCTGTGGTGGTGGTGGGCCGCGGCACCGGCATCGACGATCTCGGCTGGATGCGCAAAGCCGCCGCGGTTCGTGACGCGCTGTACCGGGCCCGCACCGTGACCCGGGATCCGCTGGGCCTGCTCCGGGTGTGCGGCGGGGCCGATCTGGCCGCCATCGCCGGGTTCTGCGCGCAGGCCGCGGTGCGGCGCACCCCGGTGCTGCTCGACGGCATGGTGGTGACGGCCGCCGCGCTGGTGGCCGAGGAGTTGGCACCGGGCGCCAAGGCGTGGTGGCAGGCCGGACACCGGTCACCCGAACCGGCCCATGATCTGGCGCTGTCCCACCTGGGGCTGAAACCGATCGTCGACCTCGGCATGCGACTCGGGGAGGGCACCGGCGCGGCGGTGGCGCTGCCGATCGTGCGGGCCGCGATCGCCACGCTGACTTCGATGGCCA
The genomic region above belongs to Mycolicibacterium sp. HK-90 and contains:
- the cobT gene encoding nicotinate-nucleotide--dimethylbenzimidazole phosphoribosyltransferase, which translates into the protein MTESHPAIVFDPVTEPDAESGAAARVRQDRLTKPPGSLGRLEEISVWAASCQGTSPPRALTRPRVVVFAADHGVTAAGVSAFPSAVTGQMMANFDSGGAAINVLAEVAGATVRVADIAVDCDAPLSPAIGSHKVRRSSGNIAVEDALSETEAVAAVTAGRRIADEEVDAGADLLIAGDMGIGNTTAATTLVAALTGTEPVVVVGRGTGIDDLGWMRKAAAVRDALYRARTVTRDPLGLLRVCGGADLAAIAGFCAQAAVRRTPVLLDGMVVTAAALVAEELAPGAKAWWQAGHRSPEPAHDLALSHLGLKPIVDLGMRLGEGTGAAVALPIVRAAIATLTSMATFDEAGISEETP